In Thalassococcus sp. S3, the sequence ATCCTTCAGCGCGCGCCCGTAGCCATCCGTCACGCACGCGATGAAGAGAGCCTCCTTACCATCGAAATGATGATAAAGGCTCGCTTTTTGCATGCCACAGGCCTTGGCCAGCTGGGTCATCGACGTGCCCGCAAAACCCTTGTCCAGAAAAGCCTGCGTGGCGATGTTCACGATCTCCTGCCTCCGTTTGGATGCCGTCTTCTCAGATGTTGCCAGCATTGACCCTCCTCAAGGTGGCTCTAAATAAACTACCGAACGGTCGGTTGACCACCTGGCAGGAGTTAGGCTCCATGAAACAAGAAGCAAAGGCCGTTACCTTGGCGCTTGCGATCATGGCTGGCTTACATCTTGACGCAGCACAGGGCGAAACGAAAGCAGCAAGCCGCGATCTGCCCGTGTTCGTCCGAACGGGCATTGCCGAACAAGGCCCAAGATCTCACACCCTCAACTTCATCGGACACGTCGCGCCTGTCAGGTCCGTGGATCTGTCATTCGAGGTCAGCGGTGAGCTTGTCGAGATCAATGTCCCGATGAGCACTTGGTCGGAGGCGGGCGACATCCTCGCCACGCTCGACCCCGCCCCGTTCGAAGTGACGTTACGCAAGGCTCGTGACCACTTCCGCGCTGCTGAACGTGCCTATCGCCGCGCCCGTGCGATGGCGAAATCAGGCATGGGATCCGAAAGAGGCGCACAGGATGCTCTGCTCGCAAGGAACACGACAAAGACACTCCTCGACAAAGCCGAAGATGCCTTGGGCCGAACGCGGATCGTGGCGCCGTTTTCGGGATACGTCATCAACATAAGCGATGCGCCCAAAGAAACCGTCGCGCCTGACGCCCCCCTCTTTCGCCTTTATGACATGTCCCGCATCCGGATCGAGATCGACATGCCCGCGGATCTTTTGGCAGATAACGGAGAGGCTGAAACGATGGGCTTTTCTGCGTTGTTGCCGGAACCCGGTGGTCCCATCGAATTGCAGTTGCGTGATGTCACCGCATTGGATGACCGGGTCAGCCGGCTGACCTTCTCTGCTTCGGGCGCGTCGCATCCTCCGCTGCGTCCCGGCCAACCTATCGCTGTCGCGGTGCAACGCAGCATGCCGCAGGAGACTGTAGCCATTCCAGCCTCTGCCATCGTGGATCAGGACGGTGCCAGCGCGGCTGTCATGTTCCTG encodes:
- a CDS encoding efflux RND transporter periplasmic adaptor subunit, which gives rise to MKQEAKAVTLALAIMAGLHLDAAQGETKAASRDLPVFVRTGIAEQGPRSHTLNFIGHVAPVRSVDLSFEVSGELVEINVPMSTWSEAGDILATLDPAPFEVTLRKARDHFRAAERAYRRARAMAKSGMGSERGAQDALLARNTTKTLLDKAEDALGRTRIVAPFSGYVINISDAPKETVAPDAPLFRLYDMSRIRIEIDMPADLLADNGEAETMGFSALLPEPGGPIELQLRDVTALDDRVSRLTFSASGASHPPLRPGQPIAVAVQRSMPQETVAIPASAIVDQDGASAAVMFLSRQADGQNVILRRAVEIHAHHGNTVTVSGLPRAAEIVTFGGRYMAEGQSVSHPESKAAAKR